Below is a window of Erythrolamprus reginae isolate rEryReg1 unplaced genomic scaffold, rEryReg1.hap1 scaffold_358, whole genome shotgun sequence DNA.
ctatctatctattatctatctattatctatctatctatctatctatctatctatctatctatctatctatctatctatctatccaataaatctatttatttattggatttgtatgccgcccctctccgcagactaggggcggctaacaacagtaacaaaacagtataatccaatactaaaaacagttaaaacccattatataaaaaaaacaatcatacgtacagatataccatgcataaaattgtaaaggcctagggggaaagagtatctcagttcccccatgcctggcggcataggtgggttttaagcagctcacgaaaggcaaggagggtgggggcaattctaatctcgggggggaattggttccagagggccagggccgccacagagaaggctcttgccctgggtttcaccaaacgacattgtttggttgacgggacccggagaagacccactctgtgggacctaactggtcgctgggattcttgcagcagaaggcggtccctgaggtaatctatATCACTTAAACACTCTATGTCActatcaaaaagagggctgtgaaaatattgactgacccctcacatcctggacataaactgtttcaactcctgccctcaatatgttgccacagagcactgcacaccaaggcaactaaacacaagaagagtttttccccaaacgccatcactctgctaaacaaataattccctcaacactgtcaaactatttactaagtctgtactactatttcttctagttttttctcatccttcctatcacccatttcctcccacttaggactgtatgactgtaacttgttgcttgtatcctaagatttttattaatattgattgtttatttggcccctatgacaatcaaatattgtttatttgacccctatgacaatcattaagccatgattcttgacaaatgtatcttttttcttttatgtacactgagatcatatgtaccaaagacaaattccttgtgtgtccaatcacacttggccaataaagaattctattgtgtcGCAGGCGCCTGTGGGAACTCAAGTGCCTTTGACCCACCTGAGCACCATTTTGAATGGCAGAGGCACCGCGGGcgggtccttcactgtttccagaatGGCCCCGTGGGCCAcatctaagaatagaatagaatagaattctttattggccaagtgtgatgattggacacacaaggaagttgtctttggtgcctatgctctcagtgtacataaaagaaaaagatacatttgtcaagaattatgaggtaaaaaacaatgattgtcataggggtcaaataagtaatgaagaaacaacactaataaaaatcttaggatacaagcaacaagttacagtcatacacagtcctaagtgggaggaaatgggggataggaatgatgagaaaaaattagtagaaatatatatacagtgatacctcatcttacaaacttaattggttccgggaggaggttcgtgaggcgaaaagttcgtaagacgaaacaatgtttcccataggaatcaatgtaaaatggattaatgcgtgcaaggggggaaaaattgcaaaaacggcgctttgctggccgccaccgcccggctgtcaccttttgaaacagccggggggcttctcggtgttctcctgaacctgaacccaaaaagttcggcaaaagttcggtttcgggagaacgccgagaagcaccgccacccggctgtcacctttggaaacagccggggggcttctcagcgttccctcgaatgccaaacctggaatttcggcaaaagttcgggtttggcgttcaggtttgagaagcgccgccgcctggctgtcaccttcgcagaagagccgcagagctgccggtcgggaggctcaaacggaggtggggaatcccaatagggaattgcacgggcagagctttgacgtcacgaagacgtccttcctggagtccacgtttcggctggccaggaaggacgtctccgtgacatcaaagctcctcccatcgaattccctattgggattccccacctccgtttgagcctcccgacccgccaagaagccccgcggctcttctgcaaaggtgacagccgggcagcagcgcttcttggcggcctcccaaacctgaacgccaaacctgaacttttgccgaacttctgggttcggcattcgcggCGGcgagttcataaggcgaaaaaagttcgtaagaagaggcacaaaaatcccgaaccccaggttcgtatctcgaaaagttcgtgagatgaggggttcgtatcacgaggtactgctgtatatatattgttttgtttttgtctcaCTGTTTCAGGTGATGCAGAGCACAAGCCTTACATCTGTGGAGAAGCGGATTCTGGATCCACAGTGATGGATGGGTCGGAGGACTACCTCATTCTGGCCTGCGATGGCTTCTACGACACGGTGAACCCGGACGAGGCGGTGAAAGTGGTGGCCGACCACCTGAAGGAGAACAACGGGGACAGCAGCATGGTAGCCCACAAGTTGGTGGCTTCTGCTCGAGACGCCGGCTCCAGCGACAACATCACTGTCATTGTGGTCTTTCTCAGGGATATGAGCGCCGCCGTCAGCGTCAGTGAGGAATCCGAGTGGACTGAGAACTCTTTCCAAGGAGGGCAAGAGGACAGCGGCGATGACAAAGAGAACCAGGGAGATTGCAAGAGACAGTGGCCTCAGCACCAGGTCTCGGCGCCTGCCGATTTGGGCTATGACGGCAGAGTGGATTCCTTCACGGACAGAACTACCTTGAGCGCAGGTTCTGCCGTCAACGTCTTGGAAGACCCCAGCTGCTTAGACCTGAGGAAAACGGAAGCGGGCAAAATCCACAGTGCCAAACGCCTTTCTCCGGATCAGGTCTTCAGCGCCGGCGTACCAAAGAGGGCGATTTTGAGTCAAGGCGTTTTGGGAGACGGCAAGGGACGGGACGGCGCTTCTCCCCAGCGGCAGAATGCACTCCGGGGTTCTGTGAACGTGGGCTCTCCAAGCCCAGGGGATTGCAGCGTGGTGTTGGTGGAGGCCCCAATTCCCACCGGGCCCGAAGGCCTGTGGTTCAAGTCGTGGGGGAGAAAAGCTTCCATTTTCTCACACTTTTATTTCTGCGACCCCAAGCGGTGGCAACGGTTAGCGAGACTGAAGCCGAAGCTCAATGGGCTTCTCTTTGAGCAGAAGTCCCTTTTCTGCCCGGAAGGTTTAACCCTCTACTCAACCAACCACCTAAATGGCCGTAGGAACAAGTTCCTAAGAAGCCATCCTGGGCACGTTTCCCTTGGTTGTCATCAAGGTCACGGCGAGAGTATTTTCTTGATGTTAAGGCCAAGTCCCTGTATACCGCCAGACCCGTGGCTGCTGTGGAGTTGTAAAAAGTAACACCTTCCCTCCTTTgtattttacttcttttatttccccctcttcttcttcttcttcagtagGCTAGACATTCACAGAATTAGAAGTAATTTGGAGGGAGCGTTTCAGAATTAGGATACCACGGAAGGCTCTGCTCATGTACATACATCCTGGGAACCAAACAAGTGTTTGTCTCCAAAAATtggggggaaacccccccccacaAGGATTGGCATACCAGTCTCTCTAGCAACTTCGTGGACACATtcagtctctctctttcatgTACAAACAGCACACTCACATAGATCTGTATGTACTCTTTATGTAGTAGCTTCATCTCTTCGTGGGAACTGGATATCCTTACGGACTCACTGGACAAGACAGGAAAGTgccatttaaaaaagaatttgcaaaaaaagagagagagagagagaaacccgtTATGAGAGAAGTCTACGGAGCAATGTTTTCAGAAAGACTTTCTAGAAGCGATGTGGGTTGGGTTTTTGGTGGCGTTTTTGTAAGTGGCGGAGAGGAGGAAGTAGGGAGGCGTATGAGGAATCCTTGGGGGACTGGGCTTCTTTAATCTGGTAAAGCAAAAATTACGTTATCAGGTCGTTTTGCAGGTTCGTTGTTAAAAAGCCATAGGGGAGGTTCAATCTAGCACCTGGGCCCTCCCGACCCTTCAGATGCAGTTCGAGAGATCTAttcaatcttttaattttttgttccTCCCATTGAGAATATGGGGCAAGGAGAAGCAATGCTATGCTAAGAttttgtagctttttttttttttgccgctAAAATTGAAACGATAATGAAATCATGGTTAACTTGTTTGGGGAGGTTCTGGGGAGGGAGGTGTTCTTTAATGACAGCTCGGCCTTTTAAACAGGGGTGGGGGCAAAGTAATACAGTAATGCTTAAACAGTTTTAAGATTTATCATCATTTTGCGGCTGATTCACGCCGCCACGCTCTCTTTCCCAGTCCTTTTTATCTCAGGTGTCAAACTGATGTAAAAATCGGTTCAGATACAAGTCACGCTGTCCTATTGAAAACTCATTTAAACCGCCAATTTGTCATCAGTTCTGCTTTCCCAGGTAAGAAGTTGtgatcctcttttttttttttttttaaaagaaataatcgCGTGTCAGAAATGTTTTCGCTCCAATTGCTTGCATGTTTCAACTGAAGAGGCTGTAAGAATAGAAAATGAAGACAAACCAGGAATGTCCAGAGTAGCTGGAAACATAATCACAAGAAATAAAGTATGAACGTGGCCATCTACTCTAGCAACATTAGAAAAAGGATGTAAAATTTTGGAGATTTAAATCTGCCAGTTAGAGGTTCCGGGTGAGAGTATGAGGATTGCCTTCCATTTGTTATTTTAACCccgatgaataaaatattcttgaAATAAACACTAATTTTCACATAAACTAAGTAGCTGGGATGTAACAGAATAAAGCATGTCTTTTAGATACTTAAAATATTCAGCAAACCGCTTACACTACCTTAAAAAACTCACAAAAAttccacaatacagtgatccctccattatcgcgagggttccattccaggacccctcgcgataattgatttttcgcgatgtagggttccggaagtaaaaacaccatctgcgcatgcgcacccttttttttcatggccgcgcatgcgcagatggtggggtttgcgtgtgggcggcggggaagacccagggaaggttccttcggctgcccagcagctgatctgctcggtagcgcagcagcagcgaggagccgaagatcggggtttcccagccgcccatgcaaaggggaaaccccgatcttcggctcctcgctgctgctgcgctaccgagcagatcagctgctgggcagccgaaggaaccttccctgggtcttccccgccgcctcggctcctcgctgatgcccgcctgccgtttgccgctcgcccgttcacccgcccacccgctgtttgccgctcgcccattcacccgcccacccgctgtttgccgcttgcccgttcacccgcccgcccaccgcttgcccgttcacccgcccacccgctgtttgccgctcgagagcaagaggaaggaagagagtgacgtcatcgtgggaaaaatcgcgatatagcgtttcgcgaagattgagatcgcgaacatcgagggatcactgtattctgatcGGTAAAACTAACCGGCACACTTTGTCATTTGCACAGATTTAAATAGTTACAGAAAACTTGAGATTACTGACGATTAGAAAATACTTCTGAACCTTAATTTGTGGTCTGACAgtttgatttatatatatatatgtatttgagATCGTCCTTAGCTAGGCACCCTTTAGAGGTTTTGGAACTGCAGCCCTCAAAAACTGGACATCGGAATTGGAAATCGTGACGGATGCCATATTGGGAAAAGCCTTGTTTGTCACCTAGCTCAACTTTGTgaggttggacttcaactcccagaattctccagccattctgggagttggaagtccactcTTCATGAAGCTGCCACGAGAATAGTGAGTTTCAACACGAGCaacttttaagacatgtggatttcaactcccaaaattcccgagccaaccatgctagctggggaattctgggaattggacgTCCACGCCTTATAAAAATTGCAAGGGTGACCGACACTGGACAAGAGGAAACAGTAGTTTTATGCCGTGAAAGGAGATTTAAAGCCTTAGCTTTAGGCATAATTACGGAAAAGGGgaataattatttctttgttaTTTGGCAACTACAAGCTTAGGTGTAACACGCTCTGGAGAGTGTGACGAGATGAGCAGACAGCCGCAATTTGCGTGACCTTGTCTGAAAAACTTTGAGATCAGTCGAGGGGAGATAGATCCAGTTGCTATCTTCAATGCAATGTGCAAAAGCAATTATCTGAAGATGCAACCAAGTTTGTAAGCTGCAAGTTAGAACTATTGGATGCTCTTCCCCAAACACAGGCATCCTTGGTAGGTACTAATTGtgggacataataataatagtaataatttattagatttgtatgccgcccctctccaaggacttggaacggctcacaacaacaacacaccatgtacaaatctaatgttaaaaacaatttttacatcagaaacattttctttctttctctcttgtgttTACAAAGTTAAAACTTCATGCCTAGGGATTGATAGGCGAATTACCTGCTGCTTGCCATGTTTGACCCTGCAGGAAAGAACCGGTCAATGGATTCTTACTGTGGTCCAGTACAAAAATATTGTTACAGACAGCGTGTCCATTTCTTTCATCTCACATAGTGATAAAAGTGTATAGAATCCATTTGTGAGGcgatttcctccccccaaaaatgtgGTAATAATGACATATTTTAAAAGTTGTTGTTCCTGATTCCGGTTCGTGCCGCTTGATTCTATGACACTAGGCGTTaagagacaaaaacaaaaacaaaaaatgaaaaaggaCAAAAAAAAGTGCTTTGTGACAtgctgtgttttttttcttcattgccaCTGGTAAAATAGGAAGTAATTCTCTTCAGTTAAAACTCCTGTGCCCTCATTTGCTGCTTGCTGACGTAAGCAATAAGCTCCT
It encodes the following:
- the LOC139156164 gene encoding protein phosphatase 1E-like; this translates as MRRKMEDKHVCIPDFNTLFNLEDQGEQAYFAVFDGHGGVDAAIYASIHLHVNLVHQEAFQHDPAEALCKAFRVTDERFVQKAARESLRCGTTGVVTFIRGNMLYVAWLGDSQVMLVKRGQAVELMKPHKPDREDEKKRIEALGGCVVWFGAWRVNGSLSVSRAIGDAEHKPYICGEADSGSTVMDGSEDYLILACDGFYDTVNPDEAVKVVADHLKENNGDSSMVAHKLVASARDAGSSDNITVIVVFLRDMSAAVSVSEESEWTENSFQGGQEDSGDDKENQGDCKRQWPQHQVSAPADLGYDGRVDSFTDRTTLSAGSAVNVLEDPSCLDLRKTEAGKIHSAKRLSPDQVFSAGVPKRAILSQGVLGDGKGRDGASPQRQNALRGSVNVGSPSPGDCSVVLVEAPIPTGPEGLWFKSWGRKASIFSHFYFCDPKRWQRLARLKPKLNGLLFEQKSLFCPEGLTLYSTNHLNGRRNKFLRSHPGHVSLGCHQGHGESIFLMLRPSPCIPPDPWLLWSCKK